The Buchnera aphidicola str. APS (Acyrthosiphon pisum) genome has a segment encoding these proteins:
- the secE gene encoding preprotein translocase subunit SecE → MNKHHYNRNKHKIPEKVKWISISIFFILSFFINMCFYETQLFIRIFIISCLMLCAIGTMIYTKKGKDILLYIVMSKKEMQKIIWPKYKETLYTTFIVISVTIFISFILWSIDSVIFRLIAFIISLRF, encoded by the coding sequence ATGAATAAACATCACTACAATCGAAATAAGCATAAAATTCCAGAAAAAGTAAAATGGATATCTATATCTATATTTTTTATTCTATCTTTTTTTATTAATATGTGTTTTTACGAGACACAATTATTTATACGTATATTTATTATATCCTGTTTAATGCTCTGTGCAATAGGTACTATGATATACACGAAAAAGGGAAAAGATATATTATTATATATAGTAATGTCCAAAAAAGAGATGCAAAAAATAATATGGCCTAAATATAAAGAAACTTTATATACTACATTCATTGTGATTTCTGTAACAATCTTTATATCCTTTATTTTATGGAGTATAGATAGTGTAATCTTTCGTTTAATAGCATTTATTATTAGTTTAAGGTTCTAA
- the rplK gene encoding 50S ribosomal protein L11, translated as MAKKIQSYIKLQVSAGAANPSPPIGPALGQKGVNIMEFCKLFNKKTENIEKGLPIPVIITVYSDRSFTFITKTPPASVLLKKLSGIKKGSSKNKSEKIGKINRSQIKEIAIIKNNDMTGSNIENMMRSIEGTAKSMGLIIEG; from the coding sequence ATGGCAAAAAAAATACAATCATATATCAAGCTACAAGTTTCAGCTGGTGCAGCTAATCCTAGTCCACCAATTGGTCCAGCTTTAGGCCAAAAAGGTGTGAATATCATGGAGTTTTGTAAACTATTTAATAAAAAAACAGAAAATATAGAAAAAGGACTTCCCATACCAGTAATAATTACAGTTTATTCTGATCGTTCATTTACATTTATTACAAAAACTCCTCCTGCTTCTGTATTATTAAAAAAACTATCTGGAATTAAAAAAGGTTCTAGTAAAAATAAATCAGAAAAAATAGGAAAAATAAATCGCTCACAAATCAAAGAGATAGCAATTATTAAAAATAATGACATGACTGGTTCTAATATTGAAAACATGATGCGATCTATAGAAGGTACTGCTAAATCTATGGGTCTAATTATTGAGGGATAA
- the nusG gene encoding transcription termination/antitermination protein NusG, which yields MHESQKKRWYVLQAFSGFESRVAQSIREHVKLNQMEDLFGEVMVPSQEVVEIRGGQRRKSEYKFFPGYVLIQMKMTDSTWHLIRNVPKVLGFIGGKSDKPSPISDKEVEIIINRLRKIGNKPRPKTLFEPGEMIRVNDGPFADFNGVVEEVDYEKSRLKVSVSIFGRSTPVELDFRQVEKN from the coding sequence ATGCATGAGAGTCAAAAAAAGAGATGGTATGTATTACAAGCTTTTTCTGGATTCGAAAGTCGTGTAGCACAATCAATACGGGAACATGTGAAATTAAATCAAATGGAAGATTTATTCGGAGAAGTAATGGTCCCTTCTCAAGAGGTTGTTGAAATACGAGGTGGACAACGCAGAAAAAGCGAATATAAATTTTTTCCTGGATATGTTTTGATACAAATGAAAATGACAGATTCAACCTGGCATTTAATTAGAAATGTCCCAAAAGTTTTAGGTTTTATTGGGGGGAAATCAGATAAACCTTCACCGATTAGTGACAAAGAAGTAGAAATTATCATTAATAGACTACGTAAAATTGGTAATAAACCAAGACCAAAAACCTTATTCGAACCAGGAGAAATGATCCGCGTCAATGATGGTCCTTTTGCTGATTTTAATGGTGTTGTAGAAGAAGTTGATTATGAAAAAAGTAGACTGAAAGTTTCTGTTTCTATTTTTGGAAGATCTACTCCGGTCGAACTAGATTTTAGACAAGTTGAAAAAAATTAA
- the murB gene encoding UDP-N-acetylmuramate dehydrogenase — protein sequence MHKKKYFSSQSLKDLNTFAIDVTAKKIIFVKTIQSLIDISKICQLSNIPYIILGEGSNVLFLENYVGVVIINRIKGIKIVEKKNFWLLHVFSGEKWHNLVKLTLNLGILGLENLALIPGCIGSAAIQNIGAYGLEFKDVCQYVDILSLKDNTIKRIYKNSCKFSYRNSIFKDQYKNEHAVIRVGIKLSKKWRPILFSSLENYITPINITAYKIFNIICKIRKKKLPDPKKIGNAGSFFKNPLIKKKKAQKLINLYKVPNYPQKNGLVKISAAWLIENYKFKHLQIGDAAIHKKQKLILINKKNATAQEIIKLAKIIHKCILKKFNILLEPEVDLIGASGKIKASKIFKLNSKLKVI from the coding sequence ATGCATAAAAAAAAATATTTTTCTAGTCAATCACTAAAAGATTTAAACACATTTGCAATAGATGTAACAGCAAAAAAAATAATTTTTGTAAAAACGATTCAATCACTAATTGATATATCTAAAATTTGCCAATTATCTAATATTCCTTATATAATTTTAGGAGAGGGAAGTAATGTATTATTTTTGGAAAATTATGTAGGAGTCGTAATTATTAATCGTATTAAAGGAATAAAAATAGTAGAAAAAAAAAATTTTTGGTTATTGCATGTTTTTTCAGGAGAAAAATGGCATAATTTAGTAAAATTAACATTGAATTTAGGTATTTTAGGATTAGAAAATTTAGCATTAATTCCGGGTTGTATAGGATCCGCAGCTATTCAAAACATTGGCGCATACGGATTAGAATTTAAAGATGTATGTCAATACGTTGATATATTGTCTTTAAAAGACAATACAATTAAAAGAATTTATAAAAATTCTTGTAAATTTTCCTATCGTAATAGTATTTTTAAAGATCAATACAAAAATGAACATGCTGTTATTAGAGTCGGGATAAAGCTGTCAAAGAAATGGCGTCCAATTCTTTTTTCTTCATTAGAAAATTATATTACACCAATAAATATAACTGCATACAAGATTTTCAATATAATATGTAAAATACGTAAAAAAAAATTACCTGATCCAAAAAAAATCGGCAATGCAGGCAGTTTTTTTAAAAACCCCCTAATTAAAAAGAAAAAAGCACAAAAACTAATAAATTTATATAAAGTACCAAATTATCCACAAAAAAACGGTTTAGTGAAAATTTCTGCTGCTTGGTTAATTGAAAATTATAAATTTAAACATCTTCAAATTGGCGATGCAGCTATTCATAAAAAACAAAAACTTATATTAATTAATAAAAAAAATGCCACTGCTCAAGAAATTATAAAATTAGCTAAAATAATACACAAATGTATTTTAAAAAAATTTAATATATTATTAGAACCAGAAGTAGATCTTATCGGAGCATCCGGAAAAATAAAAGCATCGAAAATTTTTAAATTAAACAGTAAGTTGAAAGTTATATAA
- the rplA gene encoding 50S ribosomal protein L1, which translates to MNKKTKRMKKIKEHINFAKLHHIDETIDLLKKSSTVKFNESIDIAINLGINSKKSDQNIRSSTVLPNGIGRSIRVAVFTQGDNIAIAKDAGAELIGMEDLSEKIKKEGVDFDVVIATPDAMKIVTQLGQILGPRNLMPNTKLGTITTNIAEAIKNAKTGQVRYRNDKNGIIHATIGRINFHKNEIKENLNVFLESIKKAKPPQSKGIYIKKIVLSTTMGVGLMVDQSTLSL; encoded by the coding sequence ATGAATAAAAAAACTAAACGTATGAAAAAAATAAAAGAACATATTAATTTTGCAAAATTACACCATATTGACGAGACAATAGACTTATTAAAAAAATCATCGACAGTAAAATTTAATGAAAGCATTGATATAGCAATTAATTTAGGTATAAATTCTAAAAAATCCGATCAGAATATTCGAAGCTCAACAGTATTACCAAATGGTATCGGCCGTTCTATTCGAGTAGCCGTATTTACACAAGGTGATAATATTGCAATAGCTAAAGATGCAGGTGCAGAATTAATAGGGATGGAGGATTTATCGGAAAAAATTAAAAAAGAAGGTGTTGATTTTGATGTTGTTATTGCGACCCCTGATGCAATGAAAATAGTAACACAACTAGGACAAATACTAGGTCCTCGCAACTTAATGCCTAATACTAAATTAGGAACAATAACAACAAATATTGCTGAAGCCATTAAAAATGCAAAAACAGGACAAGTACGTTATCGAAATGATAAAAACGGGATTATTCATGCTACAATTGGTCGAATTAATTTTCATAAAAATGAGATAAAAGAAAATTTAAATGTGTTTTTAGAATCTATTAAAAAAGCAAAACCGCCGCAATCCAAAGGGATATATATAAAAAAAATAGTTTTATCAACAACTATGGGTGTAGGATTAATGGTTGATCAGTCTACTTTATCGCTGTAA